One window of Botrimarina mediterranea genomic DNA carries:
- the deoC gene encoding deoxyribose-phosphate aldolase, which yields MTNVVSLIDHAVLHPTQTSADVRSACEMAVRLGIASVCVKPSYVALTTELLAGSNVLPSTVIGFPHGGASRAAKVAETLRACEQGAKEVDMVVNIGRALEGDWGYVGDDIASVAAAAKQNGAITKVIFETGLMPSDEHKRKLCELSEAAGAAFVKTSTGFGFVKDAAGALVSTGATVEDITLMRATCSPAVQVKASGGIRSYEDALRMVEAGATRLGTSATEAIAKGASGDSY from the coding sequence ATGACCAACGTCGTATCGCTGATTGACCACGCCGTCCTGCACCCGACGCAGACATCCGCCGATGTCCGCAGCGCGTGCGAGATGGCCGTCCGGCTGGGGATCGCCAGCGTTTGCGTGAAGCCTTCGTACGTCGCGCTGACGACGGAGCTGCTCGCCGGCTCCAACGTGCTGCCCAGCACCGTGATCGGCTTCCCCCACGGCGGCGCGAGCCGCGCCGCGAAGGTCGCCGAGACTCTCCGCGCGTGCGAGCAGGGGGCGAAAGAAGTCGACATGGTCGTCAACATCGGCCGCGCGTTGGAGGGCGACTGGGGCTACGTCGGCGACGACATCGCCTCGGTCGCTGCCGCCGCCAAGCAAAATGGCGCGATCACTAAGGTGATCTTCGAGACCGGCCTGATGCCGTCCGACGAGCACAAGCGGAAGCTCTGCGAGTTAAGCGAAGCCGCCGGCGCCGCGTTCGTGAAGACTTCGACCGGATTCGGCTTTGTCAAAGACGCCGCGGGCGCCCTGGTCTCGACCGGCGCGACGGTTGAAGACATCACGCTGATGCGCGCCACGTGCAGCCCCGCCGTGCAAGTCAAAGCGTCCGGCGGCATCCGCAGCTACGAAGACGCGCTTCGCATGGTCGAAGCCGGCGCCACGCGCCTCGGCACCAGCGCCACCGAAGCGATCGCCAAAGGCGCCTCCGGCGACTCTTACTGA
- a CDS encoding endonuclease/exonuclease/phosphatase family protein, which yields MIRYLILTLIVFVSPGLADDTTPLRIVTFNAEILTAPGVRAGQLQKFRFDFARKGHLERVADVIETLSPDVLNFVEVTSREAVDQVVDILHEKGMKDYRGYHVESNDGFSGMDVGVISRFPLDEIDGEEIRTIYSPKGDPTWSQAFSFTERGEKRNGGTSLSRNSMYFATVNGWKLGFFGLHLKSNPDDAYSNGKRGAEAELVGRAIRGEIVPRGYLPIVLGDLNDYDPDVPDRDDTRDTKTDVIKRIKDYDTKKPGDELVNAAQWIPRKTDRYTSHWDWNENGAADGDDVYTMIDHVLLPKELAPHVRRVFISHVVGLDTSDHFPIVVDLALPPK from the coding sequence ATGATCCGCTACTTGATTCTCACCCTGATCGTCTTTGTTTCGCCGGGCCTCGCCGACGACACCACCCCTCTCCGCATCGTCACCTTCAACGCCGAGATCCTCACCGCTCCCGGCGTCCGCGCGGGGCAGTTGCAGAAGTTTCGCTTCGACTTCGCGCGCAAGGGTCACCTCGAGCGCGTCGCCGACGTGATCGAGACCCTCTCGCCCGATGTGCTAAATTTCGTCGAGGTCACTAGCCGTGAGGCCGTCGACCAAGTCGTCGATATCCTTCACGAGAAAGGGATGAAGGATTACCGCGGCTACCACGTCGAATCGAACGATGGCTTCAGCGGTATGGATGTCGGCGTGATCTCGCGATTCCCGCTCGACGAGATTGATGGCGAGGAGATCCGTACGATCTACTCGCCGAAGGGGGACCCGACCTGGAGCCAGGCGTTCTCGTTCACCGAGCGCGGCGAGAAACGCAACGGCGGCACGTCCCTCTCCCGTAACTCGATGTACTTCGCGACGGTGAACGGCTGGAAGCTCGGCTTCTTCGGCCTGCACCTGAAGTCGAATCCCGACGACGCCTACTCCAACGGCAAGCGTGGCGCCGAGGCCGAGCTCGTCGGTCGAGCGATCCGCGGCGAGATCGTCCCCCGTGGCTACCTGCCTATCGTGCTGGGCGACCTCAACGACTACGACCCCGACGTCCCCGACCGCGACGACACCCGCGACACCAAGACGGACGTCATCAAACGGATCAAGGACTACGACACGAAGAAGCCCGGCGACGAACTGGTAAACGCGGCCCAATGGATCCCCCGCAAGACGGACCGCTACACATCGCACTGGGATTGGAACGAGAACGGCGCCGCCGACGGAGACGACGTCTACACGATGATCGACCACGTGCTGCTGCCGAAGGAGCTCGCCCCGCACGTCCGGCGCGTCTTCATCAGCCATGTCGTCGGCCTCGACACCTCGGACCACTTCCCGATCGTGGTCGATCTCGCCCTCCCTCCGAAGTAG
- a CDS encoding DUF1559 family PulG-like putative transporter, which yields MNRRTGFTLVELLVVIAIIGILVALLLPAVQSAREAARRIQCTNQFKQLGLAILNYESSQKELPLAYTPNYVPTTGRVRVDGLDCGREEVGDCDNASIGGPLICPNRKRQHNLISFILPYFEQQAIYDEIDFNRHWFDSTGYAQGTGNLKACTTPIGELICPSAPSASERAGFQKVVGNLDVYIGEATSDYAVCVDILQDAFCENVDANLVNSRGIEELPGLLQDRPTSLRKVTDGLSKTFMLFEDAGRPLHFVNGARDLVTPVISRTNGGGGGGWADPDSYFVWGFSSSCGATTVMNCSNWDEIYAFHPGGANFLYGDGSVHFHGEDLNNELFVTLFTRAAGDTSNE from the coding sequence ATGAACCGCCGCACCGGATTTACTCTGGTCGAACTCCTAGTAGTGATCGCCATCATCGGCATTCTGGTGGCGCTATTGCTGCCTGCGGTGCAGTCGGCGCGCGAGGCAGCCCGGCGAATCCAGTGCACCAATCAATTCAAGCAGCTGGGGTTGGCGATCCTAAATTACGAGTCGAGTCAAAAAGAACTGCCACTCGCCTACACGCCCAACTACGTGCCGACGACCGGTCGAGTAAGGGTTGACGGATTGGATTGCGGTAGGGAGGAAGTCGGCGACTGCGACAACGCCTCGATCGGCGGACCACTGATTTGCCCGAATCGTAAGCGTCAGCACAATCTCATCTCGTTCATTCTCCCCTACTTCGAGCAGCAGGCGATCTACGACGAAATCGACTTCAACCGGCATTGGTTCGACAGCACCGGATACGCCCAAGGCACGGGCAATTTGAAGGCGTGCACCACCCCCATCGGTGAGTTGATTTGTCCATCGGCGCCAAGCGCTAGTGAGCGGGCCGGATTTCAAAAGGTTGTGGGCAACCTGGACGTGTACATCGGGGAAGCCACCAGTGACTACGCGGTCTGTGTAGACATCCTTCAGGATGCATTCTGCGAAAATGTCGACGCCAATTTAGTGAACTCGCGCGGGATCGAAGAGTTGCCGGGGCTGCTCCAAGACAGACCAACGAGTCTACGAAAAGTCACGGATGGACTTTCGAAGACGTTCATGCTCTTCGAAGACGCCGGCCGCCCGTTGCACTTCGTCAATGGAGCCCGCGACTTGGTCACTCCTGTGATCTCAAGAACCAATGGCGGCGGCGGTGGTGGTTGGGCGGACCCCGACTCGTACTTCGTCTGGGGCTTCTCATCGTCATGTGGCGCCACGACGGTGATGAACTGCAGCAACTGGGACGAGATCTACGCCTTCCACCCTGGCGGCGCAAACTTCCTGTACGGCGACGGTTCGGTCCACTTCCATGGCGAAGACCTCAACAACGAGCTGTTCGTAACGCTCTTCACCCGCGCCGCAGGCGATACTTCGAACGAATAG
- a CDS encoding DUF4198 domain-containing protein, whose product MFDRRPAVCRSVTCLALAALASALTGCGDGKIKTYPATGTVTVGGKPYPGAKVMLVPVGGSESFQKERPFGITGMDGRFSMKTFVDSDGAPAGDYQVMIRTAKPDPRKPDQAEWGRRPPIDSKYSKPDTSGLTATVEEGATEIPPFAL is encoded by the coding sequence GTGTTTGATCGCCGCCCAGCTGTTTGCCGTTCTGTCACTTGCCTCGCGCTTGCCGCGCTCGCCTCCGCCCTCACGGGCTGCGGCGATGGGAAGATCAAGACCTATCCTGCGACAGGGACCGTCACGGTTGGCGGCAAGCCCTACCCGGGCGCCAAGGTCATGCTCGTCCCGGTTGGCGGCAGCGAGTCCTTCCAGAAGGAACGCCCCTTTGGCATTACGGGCATGGACGGGCGATTCTCGATGAAGACCTTCGTCGATAGCGACGGCGCCCCCGCCGGGGATTACCAAGTGATGATCCGCACGGCCAAGCCCGACCCGCGTAAACCTGATCAAGCGGAATGGGGTCGGCGTCCGCCGATTGATTCAAAATATAGCAAGCCCGACACAAGCGGCCTTACCGCGACGGTTGAAGAGGGTGCGACCGAGATCCCCCCATTCGCACTCTAG
- a CDS encoding AMP nucleosidase, with the protein MDPVLPTGSDQLITKEKIARDWLTRYTGMPLSEFGDYVLLTNFRDYVRRFADRFSCEVRGEDRPMQAATNSDGLTIINFGIGSPNAATVMDLLTAHRPKGVLFLGKCGGLKHSTEIGHFILPIGAIRGEGTSDDYMDPLVPALPSFKLHKYVSQKLVERGLDYRTGVVYTTNRRVWEHDEKFRQRLQSYTPIGIDMETATLFIVGHANQIARGALLLVSDVPTTPEGVKTTASDAAVSRDWAVTHLELGIDALTDIDDQGEEIKHFRY; encoded by the coding sequence ATGGACCCCGTCTTGCCGACCGGCAGCGATCAGCTGATCACCAAGGAGAAAATCGCCCGCGACTGGCTCACCCGCTACACGGGCATGCCCCTCTCGGAGTTCGGCGACTACGTCCTGCTGACCAACTTCCGCGATTACGTCCGCCGCTTCGCCGACCGGTTCAGCTGCGAGGTCCGCGGCGAGGACCGCCCGATGCAGGCCGCCACCAATAGCGACGGGCTGACGATCATCAACTTCGGGATTGGGTCGCCCAACGCCGCCACCGTTATGGACCTGCTGACGGCCCACCGGCCAAAGGGGGTGCTCTTCCTGGGGAAATGCGGCGGGCTCAAGCACTCGACCGAGATCGGGCACTTCATCTTGCCGATCGGCGCCATCCGGGGCGAAGGAACCTCGGACGACTACATGGACCCCCTGGTGCCGGCCCTGCCCTCGTTCAAGCTCCACAAGTACGTCTCGCAGAAGCTCGTCGAGCGCGGCCTCGACTACCGCACCGGCGTCGTCTACACGACCAACCGCCGCGTCTGGGAGCACGACGAGAAGTTCCGCCAGCGGCTCCAGTCGTACACGCCGATCGGGATCGACATGGAGACGGCCACCCTGTTCATTGTCGGCCACGCCAACCAGATCGCCCGCGGGGCGTTGCTGCTGGTGTCGGACGTCCCGACGACCCCCGAGGGGGTCAAAACCACCGCCAGCGACGCCGCCGTCAGCCGCGACTGGGCCGTCACGCATCTCGAGCTAGGGATCGACGCCCTGACGGACATCGACGATCAGGGCGAGGAGATTAAGCACTTCCGGTACTGA